In a genomic window of Equus przewalskii isolate Varuska chromosome 4, EquPr2, whole genome shotgun sequence:
- the EVX1 gene encoding homeobox even-skipped homolog protein 1, translated as MQSWGRGGGAWSPSVDPAPRRQDLSDRQGPKKPGARSSFGASASPPESPGMESRKDMVMFLDGGQLGTLVGKRVSNLSEAEPPEKMVPHGCLSPRAGPPAARERGGGGPEEEPVDGLSGSAAGPGAEPRAAGAAVLGPGPPAPSADNLSGQGQPSSSDTESDFYEEIEVSCTPDCATGNAEYQHSKGPGSEALTSSPNGGSEAPKSNGGGGSQGTLACSASDQMRRYRTAFTREQIARLEKEFYRENYVSRPRRCELAAALNLPETTIKVWFQNRRMKDKRQRLAMTWPHPADPAFYTYMMSHAAAAGGLPYPFPSHLPLPYYSPVGLGAASAASAAASPFSGPLRPLDTFRVLSQPYPRPELLCAFRHPPLYPGPAHGLGASAGGPCSCLACHSGPANGLAPRAAAAASDFTCASTSRSDSFLTFAPSVLSKASSVALDQREEVPLTR; from the exons ATGCAAagctgggggcggggcggaggaGCCTGGAGTCCCTCTGTGGACCCGGCCCCACGGAG GCAGGATCTGTCGGACCGCCAGGGACCCAAGAAACCGGGGGCTAGGAGCTCATTTGGGGCTTCCGCCTCCCCCCCGGAGAGCCCCGGGATGGAGAGCAGAAAGGACATGGTTATGTTTCTGGATGGGGGTCAGCTTGGCACTCTGGTTGGCAAGAGGGTCTCCAATTTGTCCGAAGCCGAGCCGCCCGAGAAGATGGTGCCCCATGGCTGTTTGAGCCCGCGGGCAGGTCCTCCGGCCGCCCGGGAGCGCGGCGGGGGAGGCCCGGAGGAGGAGCCGGTCGATGGACTATCAGGCAGCGCTGCGGGACCGGGTGCCGAGCCGCGGGCAGCTGGGGCCGCCGTGCTCGGGCCCGGACCTCCGGCCCCCTCTGCCGATAATCTCTCGGGCCAGGGGCAACCCAGCAGCTCGGACACTGAATCGGATTTCTATGAAGAAATCGAGGTGAGCTGCACCCCGGACTGCGCCACGGGGAACGCCGAGTACCAGCACAGCAAAG GGCCCGGCTCCGAGGCACTGACTAGCAGTCCCAACGGCGGCAGCGAGGCCCCCAAGAGCAATGGCGGCGGCGGCTCGCAGGGCACCTTGGCCTGCAGCGCCAGTGACCAGATGCGACGTTACCGTACTGCCTTCACCCGGGAGCAGATTGCACGGCTGGAGAAGGAATTCTACAGGGAGAACTACGTCTCCAGGCCTCGGAGATGCGAGCTGGCGGCTGCCCTAAACCTGCCAGAAACCACCATCAAG GTGTGGTTCCAGAACCGGCGCATGAAGGACAAGCGGCAGCGGCTGGCCATGACGTGGCCGCACCCGGCCGACCCCGCCTTCTACACGTACATGATGAGCCACGCGGCGGCCGCCGGCGGCCTGCCCTACCCCTTCCCGTCGCACCTGCCCCTGCCATATTACTCGCCCGTGGGCCTGGGCGCCGCGTCCGCCGCCTCGGCCGCCGCCTCGCCCTTCAGCGGCCCGCTGCGCCCGCTCGATACCTTCCGCGTGCTCTCGCAGCCCTACCCGCGGCCCGAACTGCTGTGCGCCTTCCGCCACCCGCCGCTCTACCCGGGCCCGGCGCACGGACTGGGCGCCTCGGCCGGCGGGCCCTGCTCCTGCCTCGCCTGCCACAGCGGCCCCGCCAACGGGCTggcgccccgcgccgccgccgccgcctcggaCTTCACCTGTGCCTCCACCTCCCGCTCGGACTCCTTCCTCACCTTCGCGCCCTCCGTGCTCAGCAAGGCCTCCTCCGTCGCGCTGGACCAGCGGGAGGAGGTGCCCCTCACCAGATAA